TCGTTGGGATGTGGTGGACATCCCCGTGTCATTCACGGCCCCCACCACACCGGGGCGCTACTGGCTGCTCTTCGTGGCCGCCGCCGAGCCGTCTGGTGGGTACATCCTGTCCAACACCAACTGGTCGATGAACCGCGCCGTGTGGGGTGATGGCAACGATGTGGCTCACACGAGTGATTCGGTGATTGTGGCGGCCAATTACCGCGGGCTTGCGTGGTTCGACATCGCCTACCCGGAGACATGGGAAGGTCGCCGCGGGTACTGCCCGCCGCGAAAAGCCACGGGGATCCTGTACTGCCCCATGGAGCACGGGCTTTTCGGCATCCGGGTTGAGGTGCAGTGAAGCGGTACAGCGAGGACATGCCGTGAGCGGGTGTGCCGGCGACTTGTGGGGTGGGCTAGGTTTTCGACATGCACGCGCACCCCGTTCCCGCCACCTCCCCCTGCATCAAAGTCTGCCAACTCGATCTCGACGGGCGCTGCCGCGGCTGCGGCCGCACGACGCAGGAGATCGCCCGGTGGTCGTACATGACGCTGGAGGAGCGACAGGCGGTCAATGCCCGCATTGGCTTTCGCGGGCATGATGAGCGGCGATGACCGCGCAGGCGACGGCAGTACGCGACGGCAGCACGCGAAAGCGGGCGAGATCGTGTGATCTCGCCCGCTCTGCATTGGTGAGCCGGACTCGTTACGGCCAGGTCTGGTAGCAGCCGCCGCTGCCGGCGTTGACCCAGTTCTGCTGAATGAGGAAGTTGCGCGGGCCGATCGTCACGTTGTAGACCCCGCCGTTGGACGCGGTCTTGGTGGTGCCGAAGTTCCAGGCGCACTTGTCGGCGTTCTCATAGCCGCGCCGGTCGAACCAGGCGTTGCCCATCGCGTCGGTGTGCGTTTCCTCGATCTCGTGCACGAGCACGCTGGCTTCGGCATCCGCCGCGGGGTCGGCGTTGGGCGACGGCTTCTGCGCCGTGCAGCCAGCGATGTAGGCGTACGCGTAGGGCATGGCCGCGTAGTACACATTCTTGCTGGCACCGTTGATCGTCACGCTGCCGTGCGTGTGGTACGCGCAGTACTGCGAGCCGAAGCCGCCGCCGAGGTTTACGGTTCCGGCCGTGAAGATGAGGTAGAGCGTGTTCGGGTCGTACGTCAGCTTGCCGCCGGTGAACCCCGACTGCAGCATGGCCACCATTTGCGCGTCGGTCACGCTCGCGCCGTTGGCCGGCACATTGGTGCCATTGGCCCAAAAGCCCGTGTACTGCAGCGCGTTGACGACCTTGGTGCCCGCCGCGTCGTAGTAGGTGCTGTTGATGTTGTAGTGCGCCGATCCGCCGAGGTTGTTGAGCAGATCGCCGATCACCGACTTGTCGGTAGAGCCGGCACCGGTGCTCCCCGCGGCCGGCCCGCCATTGTAGATCGTCCCGTTCGCCCAGTAGATCGACTGCACCTTGAACCCCGTGGTCAGCACGGTGCCGCCGTGGAAGATGATCCCACTGCTGGTGGTGCCCGCGAAACCGGCGGCCTTGAGATTGGGCGACGTGCGGAGTTCGAACTCCCGACGGCCGCTCGAGGCGTCGACCCCCTGCGCGCTGATCATGAGCGCCGGGTCGGCGACGGGTGCCGTGGGCGTCTGGGACTCATTGCAGGCTGCCGCGAACAGGGCGGCCGTGAGGAGCGCAGGGGTTCGCAGCAGAGAGCGATGTGGGCGCATGCAGGACTCCGGGTCGGTGGGCGGGAACAGCAGAAGGCCCGGACGGTGCGGACGCCCACCTAACGCGGAGCTAACAGACGCGTCCCATGTGACGGCATTCCGATGAAGATCGCCTCACGTCACTATTGACGCGCCTGCTCACGGCTGCGACACTCTTGGCATGGCTCCACTACCGCCGGTCGCGGCCCCCGATTGGGTCCGCACCCTGCACGACCTCGACGTCGGGGTGGTGATCCAGGATCGCAATGCCCGCATTGTCTTTGCCAATGCGAAGGCGAACGCCTTGCTCGGCGTCAGCGCCGAAGAGATGGTGCAACGCACCACCGACGACGCGCGGTGGGATGTGATCTTTTCCGACGGCACGCCGCTTAGCCGCCATGATCATCCGGGGATGCGCGCGCTCCTCACGCGAGAGCCGCAGCGCGCCGTCGTGATGGGAGTGCGGCGCGGCGATGCCGCCGAGCGGATCTGGATCATGATGTCGGCCGTGCCGCAGTTCGACGCGCACGGCGAAATAGACCAGGTCGTGATCTCGTTCAGCGACATCAGTGCGGCGCACGCCGCGCTGCGCGCGTCCGAAGCGACGTACGATTCGGTGTTCCGCTCGATGTCGGAAGGGCTGGTGATTCACAACGCCGACGGCACGATCAAGGCCGCCAACGCGGCCGCCGAGCGCGTGCTCGGGCTGTCGGTGGACCAGATGACCGGCCGTGCGGCCACG
This DNA window, taken from Gemmatimonadaceae bacterium, encodes the following:
- a CDS encoding DUF1289 domain-containing protein; protein product: MHAHPVPATSPCIKVCQLDLDGRCRGCGRTTQEIARWSYMTLEERQAVNARIGFRGHDERR